Proteins co-encoded in one Rhodococcus sp. PAMC28707 genomic window:
- a CDS encoding DUF3618 domain-containing protein yields the protein MTGKHSNEAQPSNDQTPSVDELRAELSETVAALAAKADVPTRVHDSASASVEKAKSTAESNPGIVAALAAAAIGAVIAYVVVRRRKSRRGVLR from the coding sequence ATGACCGGAAAACACTCCAACGAAGCCCAGCCATCGAACGACCAGACACCCAGCGTCGACGAACTACGTGCCGAACTTTCCGAGACCGTGGCAGCGCTCGCAGCGAAGGCCGATGTCCCGACCCGCGTCCACGACAGCGCGTCGGCAAGCGTCGAGAAGGCCAAGTCCACCGCCGAATCGAATCCGGGGATCGTCGCAGCGCTGGCAGCGGCCGCGATCGGCGCAGTGATTGCATACGTCGTGGTCCGTCGCCGCAAGTCGAGGCGAGGAGTCCTCCGATGA
- a CDS encoding YhjD/YihY/BrkB family envelope integrity protein — translation MHVRNDSTAPVEADPDDPRKPQSPAELTKPSWMFVVRKTAREFSRDQCTDLAAALTYYAVLSLFPAMLAVVSLLGVFGQGQATVDGVLQVVGDLGPSSAVDTLRGPIEQLVQAPAAGFALVTGLLGALWSASGYVGAFGRAMNRMYEVDEGRPVWKLRPIMLVVTLVALALLACAAVMLALSGPVAKAVGETVGLGETALTVWNIARFPIVLILVVLAVAVLYYATPNVQQPKFRWISAGAGVGILAWILASAGFGFYVANFSSYNKTYGSLAGAIIFLLWLWITNLALLFGAELDSELERGRQLQAGMIAEEQLQLPPRDTRVSDKNAEKDAEAIEQGRLLRTQHNPDQSEDADSPIGTKGATVTDRPDTRPDHLRQASRSEVADLSTVQLVERLTQQVSTLVRTEISAGLDEVKTKGTRLGIGIGISGAGALLLFFGLATFIATAVLGLSTVLDPWLAALIIAAAVTLVGAILALVGAKRAKNALPPVPENTVASVDKDITAIKEGIR, via the coding sequence GTGCACGTACGTAACGATTCAACAGCCCCGGTCGAAGCCGACCCCGACGACCCTCGCAAGCCGCAATCACCGGCAGAGCTGACCAAGCCGTCATGGATGTTCGTCGTCCGTAAGACCGCAAGAGAGTTTTCGCGCGATCAGTGTACCGATCTCGCCGCGGCTCTCACCTATTACGCTGTGCTGTCACTGTTTCCGGCAATGCTTGCTGTCGTGTCGCTACTGGGAGTGTTCGGCCAGGGGCAGGCAACGGTGGACGGCGTGCTTCAGGTCGTCGGCGATCTCGGTCCGTCGTCTGCGGTGGACACGTTGCGGGGACCTATCGAGCAGTTGGTTCAGGCGCCGGCTGCCGGGTTTGCGCTTGTCACCGGCCTGTTGGGCGCATTGTGGTCGGCCTCAGGTTACGTGGGAGCTTTCGGGCGGGCGATGAATCGGATGTACGAGGTCGACGAGGGGCGGCCCGTCTGGAAGCTGCGTCCGATCATGCTTGTGGTGACGTTGGTTGCCCTCGCGCTGTTGGCATGTGCTGCTGTGATGTTGGCATTGAGCGGCCCGGTCGCCAAAGCAGTGGGCGAGACCGTGGGGCTCGGCGAAACCGCGTTGACTGTCTGGAACATCGCCCGTTTCCCGATCGTCCTAATACTTGTCGTTCTCGCCGTAGCCGTTCTCTACTACGCAACCCCGAATGTCCAGCAGCCGAAGTTTCGCTGGATCAGCGCAGGCGCTGGAGTCGGCATCCTCGCGTGGATTCTGGCATCGGCAGGTTTCGGGTTCTACGTCGCCAACTTCAGCAGTTACAACAAAACCTACGGGTCGCTCGCGGGCGCGATCATATTTCTGCTGTGGCTGTGGATCACCAACCTGGCGTTGCTGTTCGGAGCAGAACTCGATTCCGAATTGGAGCGAGGCCGTCAGCTACAGGCAGGAATGATCGCCGAGGAGCAGCTTCAGTTGCCGCCACGCGATACGCGAGTCTCGGACAAGAACGCCGAAAAAGATGCCGAAGCGATCGAACAGGGCCGCCTGTTGCGCACACAACACAATCCCGACCAGTCAGAGGACGCCGACTCTCCCATCGGCACGAAAGGAGCAACCGTGACAGACCGACCCGACACCAGACCCGACCACCTACGGCAGGCAAGTAGGAGCGAGGTTGCAGATCTGTCCACCGTCCAACTCGTCGAGCGGCTCACCCAGCAAGTCTCGACCCTGGTACGCACCGAAATCTCGGCCGGTCTGGATGAGGTGAAAACCAAAGGCACCCGCCTGGGAATCGGAATCGGGATTTCCGGCGCCGGCGCGTTACTGCTGTTCTTCGGGCTCGCCACCTTCATTGCAACGGCTGTTCTCGGTCTGTCGACCGTGCTGGATCCCTGGCTCGCCGCGTTGATCATCGCGGCGGCGGTGACCCTTGTCGGTGCGATTCTTGCCCTCGTCGGAGCCAAGCGCGCGAAGAATGCACTCCCCCCCGTTCCCGAAAACACTGTCGCCAGCGTCGACAAAGACATCACCGCAATCAAAGAAGGCATCCGATGA
- a CDS encoding DUF4235 domain-containing protein codes for MSTVSKTMYKPLSLAMSVLGGVVAGMVFKQVWKRIGDEDDKAPDPKDLGRSAQEVLIAAAVHGAVFGLVKAAIDRAGAHGYRALAHEDPT; via the coding sequence ATGAGCACGGTGTCCAAGACAATGTACAAGCCGCTGTCGCTGGCGATGAGTGTGCTCGGCGGAGTTGTAGCCGGAATGGTGTTCAAACAGGTATGGAAGCGCATCGGGGACGAAGACGACAAGGCCCCGGACCCGAAGGATCTCGGACGCTCTGCACAGGAGGTGTTGATTGCTGCAGCAGTGCACGGCGCCGTATTCGGGTTGGTCAAAGCTGCGATCGATCGCGCAGGCGCCCACGGCTATCGCGCATTGGCCCATGAAGACCCCACGTGA
- a CDS encoding SpoIIE family protein phosphatase — MSAPKEPASGDALEESLLDLYENAPCGYLSLWPDGTIAKLNSTIAGWLGRQQDSMIGTSFTRLLTAGGRIHYETHFAPILHMNGHIDGVTVDLVTADGGRLPVFLTANVKTDDCGEPVLIRITALDARHRRAYERELLEARKRADDSRARVELLAKTLQRSLLPSSLSPPVGLDAQASYHYASTEDVGGDFYDLFPLATDQWGFFLGDVCGKGAGAAAVTSLTRYTLRAAAVYDRDPIAVLHNLDTVFEQEFHATEPQFCTVIFGVLTVVDDGFDVELAGGGHPPALLLRADGSASFVETTGGQLVGILPNARFVSTRLSLRPGDTLVLYTDGLTEARVGPGRERYDDTGALLDFARSHSPTTAEAIIDDIRALLDSFGAGLEDDAAVLALGVPAGPDTQLGESIAASAVGRSS, encoded by the coding sequence ATGAGCGCGCCGAAGGAACCCGCTTCTGGCGATGCACTCGAAGAGAGCCTGCTCGATCTGTACGAGAACGCGCCGTGCGGGTACCTCTCATTGTGGCCGGACGGCACCATCGCGAAGCTGAATTCGACGATCGCCGGATGGCTGGGGCGTCAACAGGACTCGATGATCGGGACGTCGTTCACGCGACTGCTCACTGCGGGCGGTCGCATTCACTACGAGACCCATTTCGCGCCGATTCTGCACATGAACGGTCACATCGACGGCGTCACGGTAGATCTCGTCACTGCGGACGGTGGCCGGTTGCCGGTGTTCTTGACCGCGAACGTCAAGACCGACGATTGCGGTGAACCAGTGTTGATTCGGATCACTGCTCTCGACGCGCGCCATCGGCGGGCTTACGAGCGTGAGCTGCTCGAGGCTCGTAAGCGTGCAGACGACAGTCGAGCGCGAGTTGAACTGTTGGCCAAGACATTACAGCGATCGCTACTGCCGTCCTCGCTGTCTCCGCCTGTGGGATTGGACGCGCAGGCCTCCTATCACTACGCGTCGACGGAGGACGTAGGTGGCGACTTCTACGACCTCTTCCCGCTCGCGACCGACCAATGGGGGTTCTTTCTCGGTGACGTCTGCGGAAAGGGTGCGGGTGCGGCGGCGGTGACGTCGTTGACGAGATACACGCTCCGCGCGGCTGCGGTGTACGACCGGGACCCAATTGCGGTGCTGCACAATCTCGATACCGTATTCGAGCAGGAATTCCACGCGACCGAACCGCAGTTCTGCACTGTGATATTCGGCGTCCTCACAGTCGTCGACGACGGCTTCGACGTGGAGTTGGCCGGCGGCGGGCATCCTCCGGCGTTACTTCTTCGCGCAGACGGAAGTGCGAGTTTCGTGGAGACGACAGGAGGCCAATTGGTCGGCATTCTTCCCAATGCCAGATTCGTCTCGACCCGACTGTCCCTGCGGCCGGGAGATACTCTCGTTCTCTACACCGACGGATTGACAGAAGCGCGCGTCGGGCCCGGTCGCGAACGTTATGACGATACCGGGGCGCTACTCGACTTCGCGCGGTCACATTCGCCGACAACCGCCGAGGCGATCATCGATGACATTCGCGCACTGCTGGACAGCTTCGGGGCGGGCCTCGAGGACGACGCCGCTGTGCTGGCGCTCGGTGTGCCCGCCGGACCCGATACTCAGCTCGGTGAGTCGATTGCTGCCAGCGCGGTGGGTAGATCTTCGTAG
- a CDS encoding acyl-CoA desaturase, with the protein MTIDHSTRTEPVNPLAHLSEETIAELAKEFDAIHDEVYASLGAKDRKYITSVIAAQRQLLVAGRVLLLGSTSKPAWLAGTACLGVAKILENMEIGHNVMHGQWDWMNDPEIHSSVWDWDTASTAKSWKHSHNYVHHTYTNIRGKDKDLGYEIMRIDPRQKWHPVYLAQPFYNVLLMAFFEWGVALHDLDLDALRHGDKSPKELLADLRGIAGKARRQFVKDYIGWPVISAGAFGLAQLMSGGHLRESKKSRVAARLRKSTRFGKNNAISDVLDDRFSGVESTFVATFAANFFANIIRNVWSHGIIFCGHFPDQAYTFSEEEVENETRGGWYVRQLVGAANIDGGPFFHLMSGNLSYQVEHHLYPDMPSTRYSEVSPKIKDICERYQLPYNSGPLMQQWGMVHRTIARLALPGGKLRPKPGPYRPEEAWRRKFNESEAANSRSRLPASHPDAGPEHRGGGVDVEPPPRGDD; encoded by the coding sequence ATGACCATCGACCACTCGACTCGCACGGAGCCGGTCAATCCGCTGGCACACCTGAGCGAGGAGACCATCGCGGAGTTGGCCAAAGAGTTCGACGCCATTCACGACGAGGTGTACGCGAGCCTGGGGGCAAAGGATCGGAAATACATCACCTCGGTGATCGCGGCACAACGCCAACTTCTGGTCGCTGGGCGTGTACTTCTGCTCGGCTCGACGAGCAAGCCGGCTTGGCTGGCGGGCACGGCGTGCCTCGGAGTTGCGAAGATCCTCGAAAACATGGAGATCGGCCACAACGTCATGCACGGGCAGTGGGACTGGATGAACGATCCGGAGATCCACTCTTCGGTGTGGGACTGGGACACTGCGTCGACGGCGAAATCGTGGAAGCATTCACACAATTACGTGCATCACACGTACACGAACATTCGCGGCAAGGACAAAGACCTCGGATACGAGATCATGCGTATCGACCCGCGGCAGAAATGGCACCCGGTCTATCTGGCACAGCCCTTCTACAACGTTCTCCTCATGGCGTTCTTCGAATGGGGTGTGGCGCTGCACGATCTGGACCTCGATGCGTTGCGACACGGCGACAAGTCGCCGAAGGAACTGCTGGCAGATCTCAGGGGCATTGCAGGTAAAGCACGTCGGCAGTTCGTCAAGGACTATATCGGCTGGCCGGTTATCAGTGCGGGCGCATTCGGCTTGGCGCAGCTGATGTCCGGAGGGCATCTGCGCGAGAGCAAGAAGTCGAGAGTGGCTGCGCGGTTGCGTAAGTCGACACGATTCGGGAAGAACAACGCCATATCCGATGTGCTCGATGATCGCTTCAGCGGCGTCGAAAGCACTTTCGTCGCAACGTTTGCCGCGAACTTTTTCGCGAATATCATTCGCAACGTCTGGTCGCACGGCATTATTTTCTGCGGGCATTTTCCGGATCAGGCCTACACGTTCAGTGAAGAAGAAGTGGAGAACGAAACCCGCGGCGGCTGGTACGTTCGCCAACTCGTCGGCGCTGCCAACATCGATGGCGGGCCATTTTTCCATCTGATGAGCGGGAACTTGAGTTACCAAGTGGAGCACCATCTGTACCCGGATATGCCGAGTACGAGGTATTCCGAAGTGTCTCCGAAAATCAAAGACATCTGCGAGCGCTACCAGTTGCCGTACAACAGTGGACCGCTGATGCAGCAGTGGGGAATGGTGCACCGCACGATCGCCCGACTCGCCTTGCCCGGTGGCAAGCTTCGGCCGAAGCCCGGCCCCTATCGGCCCGAGGAAGCCTGGCGTAGGAAGTTCAACGAAAGTGAAGCCGCCAATTCGCGCAGCCGTCTTCCGGCGAGCCATCCTGACGCGGGACCCGAGCATCGGGGCGGAGGCGTGGATGTCGAGCCGCCACCGCGCGGAGACGACTGA
- a CDS encoding nuclear transport factor 2 family protein: MSTSEIATVLAWHDALNGNDVDTVLALSSDDIEVGSADGAAQGLEHLQEWVRTPGVTLTPGAMFYRDGVVVVEESATSDDESAGTTMEAASFRVVHDHVTSIFRHTDLESALSATGMSESDRVAES; encoded by the coding sequence GTGAGTACTTCTGAGATCGCGACTGTATTGGCCTGGCACGACGCACTCAACGGGAACGACGTGGACACGGTATTGGCCCTGTCGAGTGACGATATCGAGGTGGGCTCGGCCGATGGCGCCGCGCAGGGGCTCGAGCACCTGCAGGAGTGGGTGCGCACTCCAGGGGTGACGCTCACTCCAGGTGCGATGTTCTACCGGGACGGCGTCGTGGTGGTCGAAGAATCGGCAACCAGCGATGACGAGTCGGCGGGGACCACCATGGAGGCCGCCAGCTTCCGAGTCGTCCACGACCACGTCACGTCGATCTTCCGTCATACCGACCTCGAATCGGCTCTCTCCGCCACAGGCATGTCGGAAAGCGATCGGGTGGCCGAAAGCTGA
- a CDS encoding GAF and ANTAR domain-containing protein: protein MSLESSDQRALDGALSRGMSEMARVLQQNYASIEDTLVSITTMAVGMVPGTDHAGITLVTGRLTVESRAATGELPRRLDSLQQQCGQGPCLDAVWEQRTVHVEDMRSEHRWPQFASEAWEMGVRSMLAFQLYTGRDNLGALNLYSERANGFDSASEELGLLLATQAAVALIAAQHEDQMQSALASRDLIGQAKGMIMERYGIDAVQAFDLLSRLSQDWNTSVAELAGRVTQRR from the coding sequence ATGAGTTTGGAGTCATCCGATCAGCGGGCGCTCGACGGAGCGCTGAGTCGAGGGATGTCGGAGATGGCGCGTGTCTTGCAGCAGAACTACGCGAGTATCGAAGACACGCTGGTCTCGATCACCACCATGGCAGTCGGGATGGTCCCAGGTACTGATCACGCTGGAATTACTCTGGTCACCGGACGCCTCACGGTCGAGTCGAGGGCCGCGACGGGTGAGTTACCGCGTCGACTCGACTCCCTGCAACAGCAATGTGGACAGGGGCCATGCCTGGACGCCGTGTGGGAGCAGCGGACGGTCCATGTCGAAGACATGAGATCGGAACATCGTTGGCCGCAGTTCGCTTCTGAGGCGTGGGAAATGGGTGTGCGTTCGATGCTGGCATTTCAGCTCTACACCGGACGTGACAATTTGGGAGCCCTCAATCTGTACTCCGAGAGGGCCAACGGGTTCGATTCTGCAAGCGAGGAACTCGGCTTGTTGTTGGCCACTCAAGCTGCCGTTGCTTTGATCGCTGCTCAACACGAGGATCAGATGCAGTCCGCGCTGGCCTCGCGTGACCTTATCGGCCAGGCCAAGGGCATGATCATGGAAAGATACGGCATCGACGCGGTCCAGGCGTTCGACCTACTCAGCAGGCTCTCGCAGGACTGGAATACCAGTGTCGCCGAACTGGCCGGCCGAGTGACGCAGCGGCGGTGA
- a CDS encoding STAS domain-containing protein, whose amino-acid sequence MPVDGTQAAQFDIARHYNGSTLVLTVSGELDMRTSPALDEAISEGVLTAPTALVVDLSEVTFVASAAMTVLTVAQNKLGETLQFAVVADGPATSRPIRLMGLDQVFSLYEDLPTALAAIDSPS is encoded by the coding sequence ATGCCGGTCGACGGGACCCAGGCCGCGCAGTTCGACATTGCGCGTCACTACAACGGGTCGACGCTCGTGCTCACCGTGTCCGGCGAGCTGGACATGCGGACCTCGCCCGCCCTGGATGAGGCAATCTCCGAAGGTGTACTCACTGCACCGACCGCCCTTGTGGTGGATTTGTCCGAGGTGACTTTCGTTGCCTCGGCCGCGATGACGGTGCTCACTGTTGCTCAAAACAAGCTCGGCGAAACATTACAGTTCGCCGTGGTTGCCGACGGTCCGGCCACCAGCCGTCCGATCCGGCTGATGGGCCTGGATCAGGTCTTCTCTCTCTACGAAGATCTACCCACCGCGCTGGCAGCAATCGACTCACCGAGCTGA
- a CDS encoding alpha/beta hydrolase: MNVRVKNNVRIVGASDGPVVMLAHGFGCDQNLWGSVTERLVASFKVVLFDHVGAGGSNLDAWDASKYADLEQYARDVLDIVEELDLRDVVFVGHSVASMIGVLAVAEAPERFAKLILLTPSPCYIDDGDYRGGFTKADIDELLDSLDSNYLGWSAVMAPTVMGTPDRPELEEQLTDSFCRTDPAAAKVFAMATFLSDNRADLKRVTVPTLVVDCARDTLAPPEVGRYVHENIAGSTLQTLDVSGHCPQVSAPELTSAAIAGFAARS, encoded by the coding sequence GTGAACGTGCGCGTGAAGAACAATGTGAGGATCGTCGGAGCTTCGGACGGTCCGGTAGTGATGCTCGCGCACGGCTTCGGTTGCGATCAAAATTTGTGGGGGTCGGTCACTGAGCGCTTAGTGGCTTCCTTCAAGGTAGTTCTGTTCGATCACGTGGGTGCCGGCGGATCGAACCTGGACGCATGGGATGCTTCCAAGTACGCTGACCTCGAACAATATGCCCGCGACGTACTCGACATCGTCGAGGAACTCGATCTACGTGATGTCGTGTTCGTCGGTCACTCGGTCGCGTCGATGATCGGGGTACTGGCTGTCGCCGAGGCGCCCGAACGATTCGCGAAGTTGATTTTGTTGACGCCGTCGCCGTGCTATATCGACGATGGCGATTACCGAGGTGGGTTCACCAAGGCAGACATCGACGAGTTGCTCGATTCCCTCGACAGCAACTATCTGGGTTGGTCAGCGGTGATGGCTCCGACCGTCATGGGTACACCGGATCGACCCGAACTCGAGGAGCAACTGACCGATAGCTTCTGTCGAACGGATCCGGCGGCTGCCAAAGTGTTCGCGATGGCGACGTTTCTTTCGGACAATCGCGCCGATCTGAAGCGCGTGACCGTGCCGACGCTGGTGGTCGACTGCGCACGCGACACCCTTGCTCCGCCCGAAGTCGGCCGATACGTGCACGAGAACATCGCCGGCAGTACGTTGCAGACACTCGACGTCAGCGGACACTGTCCGCAGGTCAGTGCTCCCGAACTAACTTCCGCCGCGATAGCTGGGTTTGCGGCGCGGTCATGA
- a CDS encoding FAD-dependent oxidoreductase, whose product MAFAITQNCCNDASCLSVCPVNCIHPTPDEPDFGKTELLYIDPRSCIDCGACADACPVDAITPVSRLTPEQSIYADINADYYKDKPTDPAWAPPRFPATAVNELRKIDVAIIGTGPAACYTAQALLRLPSSRVTFYDRLETAGGLARYGVAPDHLGTRRINEHFRSIFAHPRVGMKLGVEVGVDIDQQTLTERYDAVVYAVGAENDRPLDIPGLDLPGSISARTVVGWYNGHPDVAADAVDLTGVRSVTIIGNGNVALDAARILTADPDDLASTSISPHALAALRQHRVEEVVVLARRGPEFAAFTRSECKALLDRPHVDVVVAGSPETLSVIDALPASAPASALRGADVVELGSPYSSRRIVFAFGRAPLAVHGERCVESVLVGTEDDARSIPTELVLLAIGYRGTPSAGVPFDEKSGTINNIDGRVSDHDGTLVAGCYVVGWAKRGATGGIGDNKVDAELTVDALVEDVAARSPRRTRDWHRGLSASSKTREDAVILDR is encoded by the coding sequence ATGGCCTTCGCCATCACCCAGAACTGCTGCAACGACGCGTCCTGCCTGTCTGTCTGCCCCGTCAACTGCATTCATCCGACACCTGATGAGCCGGATTTCGGCAAGACCGAATTGCTGTACATCGACCCACGCTCCTGCATCGACTGTGGGGCATGCGCCGATGCATGTCCGGTCGACGCGATTACCCCCGTCTCGCGTCTGACACCGGAGCAGTCGATCTACGCGGATATCAATGCCGACTATTACAAGGACAAACCGACCGATCCGGCTTGGGCACCTCCGCGGTTCCCAGCCACGGCGGTGAACGAACTTCGAAAAATCGATGTCGCGATCATCGGGACCGGCCCAGCTGCCTGCTACACCGCGCAGGCACTCCTTCGGCTTCCGAGCAGCCGGGTTACGTTCTACGACCGCCTCGAGACAGCAGGTGGACTGGCCCGCTACGGGGTGGCGCCCGACCACCTCGGAACCCGTCGAATCAACGAGCATTTTCGCAGCATCTTCGCGCACCCCCGCGTCGGCATGAAGCTCGGCGTCGAGGTCGGAGTCGACATCGACCAGCAGACGCTCACCGAACGCTACGACGCCGTCGTCTACGCCGTGGGTGCGGAGAACGATCGTCCCCTCGATATTCCCGGCCTCGACCTGCCCGGTTCGATCAGCGCTCGCACCGTAGTCGGTTGGTACAACGGCCATCCCGACGTCGCCGCCGATGCCGTCGACCTGACCGGCGTTCGGAGCGTCACGATCATCGGCAACGGCAACGTGGCCCTCGATGCGGCGCGCATCCTGACCGCCGACCCGGACGATCTCGCATCCACCTCCATCTCACCCCATGCCCTCGCGGCGCTCCGACAGCACCGGGTCGAGGAAGTGGTCGTTCTCGCTCGTCGCGGTCCGGAGTTCGCCGCATTCACCCGTTCCGAGTGCAAGGCGCTTCTCGACCGCCCACACGTCGATGTGGTGGTGGCCGGATCGCCGGAGACTCTGTCGGTGATCGACGCGCTTCCCGCCTCGGCTCCAGCGTCGGCGCTGCGTGGCGCGGACGTCGTCGAACTCGGTTCACCGTATTCTTCGCGCCGGATCGTCTTCGCGTTCGGGCGGGCACCACTGGCCGTTCACGGCGAGAGGTGTGTCGAGTCGGTCCTTGTCGGCACCGAGGACGACGCCCGATCTATCCCTACCGAGCTTGTGCTGCTCGCGATCGGATACCGCGGAACGCCCTCTGCGGGAGTTCCTTTCGACGAGAAATCGGGGACCATCAACAATATCGACGGCAGAGTGTCCGACCACGACGGAACACTCGTAGCCGGTTGCTACGTGGTCGGTTGGGCCAAGCGTGGCGCCACGGGCGGAATCGGCGACAACAAGGTCGACGCCGAACTGACTGTGGACGCGCTCGTCGAGGACGTCGCAGCACGCAGTCCACGACGCACCCGCGACTGGCACCGAGGACTGTCTGCATCATCGAAAACTCGCGAGGACGCCGTTATACTCGATCGGTGA
- the thiD gene encoding bifunctional hydroxymethylpyrimidine kinase/phosphomethylpyrimidine kinase → MSTRAFVIAGSEATGGAGLQADLKTFEKLGVYGVGTITCIVSFDPASGWGHRFVPIAGSVIADQIEAATAAHDLDVVKIGMLGTPETVATVAKSLSRQPWRHVVVDPVLICKGQEPGAALDTDTALRTDILPLATVVTPNLFEARTLAGMDAVETAEDLAEAAKRIADLGPRYVVVKGGTGLPGDDAVDVLYDGQDITFFRAPKIGNERVSGAGCVFAAAITAELAKGASVLEAVSTAKDFAHAGIVGRITTNAPFDAVGWHD, encoded by the coding sequence ATGTCGACACGCGCATTTGTCATCGCAGGGTCTGAGGCCACGGGTGGCGCCGGGCTGCAGGCCGATCTCAAAACTTTCGAAAAGCTCGGTGTTTACGGCGTCGGGACCATTACCTGCATCGTGTCGTTCGATCCCGCGTCGGGTTGGGGGCACCGATTCGTTCCGATTGCAGGCTCGGTCATTGCCGATCAGATCGAAGCAGCAACCGCCGCACACGACCTCGACGTCGTCAAGATCGGCATGCTGGGCACACCGGAGACCGTTGCCACCGTCGCGAAGTCCCTCAGCAGACAGCCTTGGCGTCACGTCGTCGTAGATCCGGTTCTGATCTGCAAGGGTCAGGAACCGGGTGCTGCCCTGGACACGGACACCGCGCTGCGTACCGACATACTGCCGCTGGCCACTGTCGTTACTCCCAACCTGTTCGAAGCCCGAACACTCGCCGGGATGGATGCTGTCGAGACTGCCGAAGACCTAGCCGAGGCGGCAAAGAGAATTGCCGACCTAGGGCCTCGGTATGTCGTCGTCAAAGGTGGTACCGGCCTGCCCGGTGACGACGCTGTGGACGTGCTCTACGACGGGCAGGACATCACCTTCTTTCGGGCGCCGAAGATCGGAAACGAGCGAGTATCCGGTGCGGGATGCGTCTTCGCGGCCGCCATTACCGCTGAGCTTGCCAAAGGCGCGAGTGTCCTCGAAGCAGTGTCTACGGCGAAGGACTTCGCGCATGCGGGCATCGTCGGCCGAATCACGACGAATGCTCCGTTCGACGCTGTCGGTTGGCATGACTGA
- a CDS encoding ferredoxin reductase: MAERGARPQVSIVRRTMLRAVRLLFNPLRPDDYLSMINPLWTTRELRGKVERVSPEGSEAVSVYIRPGFEWAGHTPGQYVRLGVLIDGRYHWRAYSITSDPNPIDGLVSVSPKLVPEGTVSPYLVGTIRAGDIVRLSEVEGEFTLPYPLPAKMVFISAGSGITPIISMLRSVDHHDQMKDIVVVHSVHNREQLMFADTLAELEAKHPGFRFELRITSDEGRMKATELDKLVPDWREREAFCSGPGEHLDDLRSYWKDEGDYERFHHESFQPVIGGNADDGEGGTIRFVNSDKDVECDGGTTILVAGEDAGLDLTFGCRIGICHTCIGTLRSGRLRDLRNGDVSEPTGQAVRICVNTAEGDIEIEL, from the coding sequence GTGGCAGAGCGCGGGGCCAGACCCCAGGTTTCGATAGTTCGCAGGACGATGCTGAGAGCCGTCCGATTACTGTTCAATCCGCTGAGACCGGACGACTATCTCTCGATGATCAATCCGCTCTGGACCACCCGTGAGCTGCGCGGCAAGGTCGAGCGAGTCTCCCCTGAGGGGTCGGAGGCAGTGTCGGTCTACATCCGGCCAGGCTTCGAATGGGCCGGTCACACCCCGGGGCAATATGTGCGTCTGGGAGTGCTCATCGACGGTCGATATCACTGGCGAGCGTATTCGATCACCTCGGATCCCAACCCGATCGACGGCTTGGTGAGTGTCAGCCCCAAGCTTGTTCCGGAGGGCACGGTGTCGCCCTATCTGGTCGGCACCATCAGGGCCGGCGACATAGTCCGACTCAGTGAGGTCGAAGGCGAGTTCACGCTGCCCTATCCCTTGCCGGCGAAAATGGTGTTCATCAGTGCGGGGAGCGGCATCACACCGATCATCAGCATGCTTCGTAGTGTGGACCACCACGACCAAATGAAGGACATCGTCGTCGTCCACTCGGTTCACAACCGTGAGCAGTTGATGTTCGCCGACACCCTTGCCGAACTGGAAGCGAAGCATCCTGGTTTTCGTTTCGAACTGCGCATCACCAGCGACGAAGGTCGAATGAAAGCCACCGAGCTCGACAAGCTCGTTCCGGACTGGCGTGAGCGTGAGGCGTTCTGTTCCGGTCCGGGGGAGCATCTGGACGACCTGCGGTCCTACTGGAAGGACGAGGGCGACTACGAGCGGTTCCATCATGAAAGCTTTCAGCCAGTCATCGGTGGCAATGCCGACGACGGCGAGGGTGGCACTATCCGGTTCGTCAACAGTGACAAGGACGTGGAGTGCGACGGCGGAACGACGATATTGGTAGCCGGTGAAGACGCAGGCCTCGACCTGACATTCGGATGTCGCATCGGGATTTGCCACACCTGTATCGGAACGCTGAGGTCCGGGCGTTTACGCGACTTGCGCAACGGGGATGTATCGGAACCAACGGGACAAGCCGTGCGAATTTGTGTGAACACGGCCGAGGGCGACATCGAAATCGAGCTATGA